A single region of the Austwickia chelonae genome encodes:
- a CDS encoding BadF/BadG/BcrA/BcrD ATPase family protein, with translation MSLPDSVDGAAVYAVADCGGTHTRLELWRGDELLATETLGSANTATTTPDEARRIYGELIGHIADRVTDPIETYVATAGFDDPTADLLAEMFAGAVRERHYLGRVHIFNDILPLLFAEEPGTESVAAIIGTGSAYWSRDSQDVVARVGGVEWVASDDGAAVDVGRRGLVAMVRAADGRGERTSITARAGLDDAGALRLAREAGQDSRPKQLLAPLARAVTQAWTEDDDAVAGRIMIAVVDQVEESFAAAARNLGSPASATWVICGGLVSGCLPYQRLVLDACARASGGAADVRVVENALDSLRSFAARGCAVRVGARYRRTVMS, from the coding sequence ATGTCACTCCCCGACAGCGTGGACGGGGCTGCGGTATATGCCGTCGCCGACTGCGGAGGTACCCATACCAGGCTCGAACTCTGGCGTGGTGATGAGCTTCTCGCCACCGAGACCCTCGGCAGCGCCAATACCGCGACGACCACACCCGACGAGGCACGTCGGATCTACGGCGAACTCATCGGGCATATCGCGGACCGGGTCACCGACCCCATCGAAACCTATGTAGCCACTGCCGGATTCGATGACCCGACCGCGGACCTCCTTGCTGAGATGTTCGCCGGTGCCGTGCGGGAGCGTCACTACCTCGGACGGGTGCACATCTTCAACGACATCCTCCCGCTGCTGTTCGCCGAGGAGCCAGGGACAGAATCGGTGGCCGCGATCATCGGTACGGGCAGCGCCTATTGGTCACGTGATTCCCAGGACGTCGTGGCCAGGGTCGGTGGCGTCGAGTGGGTTGCCAGCGACGACGGCGCCGCCGTCGATGTCGGACGGCGAGGGCTGGTGGCGATGGTGCGGGCGGCCGACGGTCGGGGGGAGAGGACGAGCATCACCGCTCGGGCAGGACTGGATGACGCGGGGGCATTGCGGTTGGCTCGGGAGGCAGGTCAGGACTCCCGTCCGAAGCAGTTGCTCGCTCCTTTGGCGCGGGCCGTGACCCAGGCCTGGACGGAGGACGACGACGCCGTCGCGGGCCGGATCATGATTGCCGTGGTGGACCAGGTGGAGGAGTCCTTCGCCGCGGCCGCTCGGAACCTGGGTTCTCCGGCCTCGGCGACCTGGGTGATCTGCGGCGGGCTGGTCAGTGGCTGTCTGCCGTACCAACGCCTGGTGCTGGATGCCTGCGCGCGGGCATCGGGGGGCGCCGCAGACGTGCGGGTGGTGGAGAACGCCTTGGACTCGCTGCGGTCCTTCGCCGCTCGTGGGTGTGCGGTGAGGGTCGGTGCGCGTTATCGCCGGACGGTCATGTCCTGA
- a CDS encoding superoxide dismutase family protein, which translates to MRRAVLPLIAVTAAVLSGCGGQQNSAVSESRPSWQNSAAGHGAAGHGADSSGNDKALAAGEITTPEGKKVGTVEISKAEHGMTVQVTTQGLPPGFHGMHLHAIGKCEAHSHDPKDAQKTGHNLSSGGHLAAAGQSHPDHDGDLPVLYVGKDGHGKISTLTDRLKEEHLTAEAGLSMIIHHNPDNYANIPSRYAPNGPDAETKAAGDSGARIGCAVLKKK; encoded by the coding sequence ATGCGTCGCGCCGTTCTACCCCTCATCGCCGTCACCGCAGCGGTCCTGTCCGGTTGCGGCGGCCAGCAGAATTCCGCGGTCAGTGAGAGCAGACCCAGCTGGCAGAACTCAGCCGCAGGCCATGGCGCTGCGGGCCATGGAGCCGACTCCTCCGGCAACGACAAGGCACTGGCCGCCGGAGAGATCACGACCCCCGAAGGCAAGAAGGTCGGGACCGTGGAGATCAGCAAGGCCGAACACGGCATGACCGTCCAGGTGACCACACAGGGGCTACCTCCGGGCTTCCACGGGATGCACCTGCACGCGATCGGCAAGTGCGAGGCTCATTCCCACGACCCGAAAGACGCGCAGAAGACGGGGCACAACCTGTCCTCCGGCGGTCACCTCGCCGCAGCAGGTCAGAGCCACCCCGACCACGACGGGGACCTGCCCGTCCTGTACGTCGGCAAGGACGGGCACGGCAAGATCAGCACGTTGACCGACCGGCTGAAGGAAGAACACCTGACCGCCGAGGCCGGGCTCAGCATGATCATCCACCACAACCCGGACAACTACGCGAACATCCCCAGCCGGTACGCCCCGAACGGCCCCGACGCCGAGACGAAGGCCGCCGGTGATTCCGGGGCCCGTATCGGCTGCGCCGTCCTGAAGAAGAAATGA
- a CDS encoding MBL fold metallo-hydrolase, with the protein MRGPQIPVARGITSGTFTLDGETFDVDNNVWVIGDDRECIVLDAPHDAAQIIDLIGDRELKAIVCTHAHDDHVRVAPEVRERTGAPIWLHPADRPLWELTHPDRNWDADLTDGQRITVGGVTLHTIHTPGHAPGAVCFYAPDLDVLFSGDTLFSGGPGATGRSFSSAPQILESIRERLLTLPEHTVVHTGHGDSTTIAAEQENIG; encoded by the coding sequence GTGAGAGGCCCCCAGATCCCTGTCGCCCGCGGTATCACCTCAGGCACCTTCACCCTCGACGGAGAGACCTTCGACGTCGACAACAACGTCTGGGTCATCGGCGACGACCGCGAATGCATCGTCCTCGACGCGCCCCATGACGCTGCACAGATCATCGACCTGATCGGCGACCGCGAACTCAAGGCCATCGTGTGCACCCACGCCCACGACGACCACGTCCGCGTCGCCCCCGAAGTACGCGAACGCACCGGAGCGCCCATCTGGCTGCACCCGGCCGACCGGCCGCTGTGGGAACTCACCCACCCCGACCGGAACTGGGACGCCGACCTGACCGATGGTCAACGCATCACCGTCGGCGGGGTGACCCTCCACACGATCCACACCCCGGGCCACGCCCCCGGCGCCGTCTGCTTCTACGCGCCCGACCTGGACGTGCTCTTCTCCGGGGACACCCTGTTCTCCGGCGGACCCGGAGCCACCGGCCGATCCTTCTCCTCCGCACCGCAGATCCTGGAATCCATCCGGGAACGCCTCCTGACCCTGCCCGAGCACACCGTCGTCCACACCGGACACGGCGACTCGACGACCATCGCAGCCGAACAGGAGAACATCGGCTGA
- a CDS encoding S-(hydroxymethyl)mycothiol dehydrogenase — MPSTVKGVIARAEGAPVELVDVIVPDPGPGEAVVKIQACGVCHTDLHYREGGINDDFPFLLGHEAAGIVEAVGSDVTDVEPGDYVILNWRAVCGKCRACKRGEPWYCFATHNASQRMTLTDGTELTPALGIGAFIEKTLVAAGQCTKVDPAAAPAAAGLLGCGVMAGIGASLNTGAVRRGQSVAVIGCGGVGCAAVAGAAIAGATTIIAVDLDGRKLDWATGMGATHTINSSDADPVEQIRALTDGHGADVVIDAVGRPETWKQAFYARDLAGTVVLVGVPTPDMSLPDIPLIDLFGRGGSLKSSWYGDCLPERDFPMLIDLYQQGRLDLDAFVTETIGVDQVEQAFTKMHHGEVLRSVVTW, encoded by the coding sequence ATGCCCAGCACCGTGAAAGGTGTCATCGCCCGCGCCGAAGGCGCCCCCGTCGAACTCGTTGACGTCATCGTGCCCGACCCCGGCCCCGGCGAAGCCGTCGTGAAGATCCAGGCCTGCGGGGTATGCCACACCGACCTGCACTACCGCGAAGGCGGCATCAACGACGACTTCCCCTTCCTCCTCGGCCACGAGGCCGCCGGCATCGTCGAAGCGGTCGGCTCCGATGTCACCGACGTCGAACCCGGCGACTACGTCATCCTGAACTGGCGGGCCGTCTGCGGGAAGTGCCGCGCCTGCAAACGCGGAGAACCCTGGTACTGCTTCGCCACCCACAACGCCTCCCAACGGATGACGCTCACCGACGGCACCGAACTCACCCCCGCACTGGGCATCGGAGCCTTCATCGAGAAAACCCTCGTCGCCGCTGGGCAATGCACAAAGGTGGACCCCGCCGCGGCACCTGCGGCAGCTGGGCTCCTCGGGTGCGGGGTGATGGCCGGCATCGGCGCTTCCCTGAACACCGGAGCGGTCCGCCGCGGTCAGTCCGTCGCCGTCATCGGCTGCGGAGGCGTGGGCTGCGCGGCCGTCGCCGGAGCAGCCATCGCGGGAGCGACCACGATCATCGCCGTCGACCTCGACGGACGGAAACTCGACTGGGCCACCGGCATGGGCGCCACCCACACGATCAACAGCAGCGACGCCGACCCGGTCGAACAGATCCGGGCCCTCACCGACGGGCATGGTGCCGACGTCGTCATCGACGCGGTCGGACGTCCGGAGACCTGGAAACAAGCCTTCTACGCCCGTGACCTCGCCGGGACCGTCGTCCTCGTCGGGGTGCCCACCCCCGACATGTCCCTGCCCGACATCCCCCTCATCGACCTCTTCGGGCGCGGCGGATCCCTCAAATCCAGCTGGTACGGCGACTGCCTGCCCGAACGGGACTTCCCGATGCTCATCGACCTCTACCAGCAAGGCCGACTGGACCTCGACGCCTTCGTCACCGAGACCATCGGCGTCGACCAGGTCGAACAAGCCTTCACCAAGATGCACCACGGTGAGGTCCTGCGATCGGTGGTGACCTGGTGA
- a CDS encoding transcriptional regulator has protein sequence MPAPVFDALVHEPTRMRLCALLVPVESRDFAGLRDELGVSDSALSKHVRVLRTHGYVQTVRLRSGRRDHLEVALTEAGRTAFCGHVAEIQRLVTVVRSAEARRARRPARGIRAE, from the coding sequence GTGCCTGCTCCCGTCTTCGACGCCCTGGTCCACGAACCGACCCGGATGCGGTTGTGCGCCCTGTTGGTCCCGGTCGAGTCACGTGACTTCGCCGGTCTGCGTGACGAACTGGGGGTGTCCGATTCGGCCTTGAGCAAGCATGTCCGGGTGTTGCGGACCCACGGCTATGTCCAGACCGTCCGCCTGCGTTCGGGCAGACGCGACCACTTGGAGGTCGCTCTCACCGAGGCCGGGCGGACAGCTTTCTGCGGTCATGTCGCCGAGATCCAACGGCTGGTCACCGTGGTCCGCAGCGCGGAGGCCCGGCGAGCACGACGGCCTGCCCGGGGGATCAGAGCGGAGTGA
- a CDS encoding pyridoxal-5'-phosphate-dependent protein subunit beta encodes MFKAATSPHQQALEDQFGLADRVVDEDVLANSVERFRERGIILPTLEELSDPPKYIPAEKYGDADPQGPDPRNLWRVHWYNDKDGNQVDVPEHAVLTKELTGIDSPILVLFGNRFPMITAHKVLAAYACLAPRLVTGQFDPTAHRAIWPSTGNYARGGVAISRLMASRGVAILPAGMSQERFDWLDTWCENPAEDVIRTVGTESNVKEIYDECNRLAQDDTNFIFNQFAEFGNHLTHYKVTGAALAHVFEHYKKTSGRADAKLALMTSATGSAGTIASGEYLKDTYGTKVCAVEALECPTLLKNGYGEHNIQGIGDKHLPIIHNIKKHDLVCAVSDEATDQLEVMFNEAAGVDYLVSKGVPQEIIDTLPDFGVSSICNVLAAISCAKVLGLGEDDVLVTVATDGGQMYPSERVKITERDFCGEFTAEHAAEVWGRHLANVPTDGALEMTEFDKDRIFNLGYYTWVEQQGTPFELFESRRDQKFWDDLHAYLPVWDRMIQDFNAKVAEG; translated from the coding sequence ATGTTCAAGGCCGCCACGTCCCCCCATCAGCAGGCGCTCGAAGACCAGTTCGGACTGGCCGACCGCGTCGTCGACGAAGACGTCCTCGCCAACAGCGTCGAACGTTTCCGCGAACGCGGCATCATCCTCCCGACCCTGGAAGAGCTCTCCGACCCGCCCAAATACATCCCCGCAGAGAAGTACGGCGACGCCGACCCTCAAGGACCCGACCCTCGCAACCTGTGGCGCGTCCACTGGTACAACGACAAGGACGGCAACCAGGTCGACGTCCCCGAGCATGCCGTCCTGACCAAGGAGCTCACCGGCATCGACTCCCCGATCCTGGTGCTCTTCGGCAACCGTTTCCCGATGATCACCGCCCACAAGGTGCTCGCCGCCTACGCGTGCCTGGCCCCTCGCCTGGTCACCGGTCAGTTCGACCCGACGGCGCATCGCGCGATCTGGCCGAGCACCGGCAACTACGCCCGTGGCGGCGTAGCCATCTCCCGGTTGATGGCCTCCCGCGGGGTGGCGATCCTGCCCGCGGGCATGAGTCAGGAGCGTTTCGACTGGCTGGACACGTGGTGCGAGAACCCGGCCGAGGACGTCATCAGGACGGTCGGTACGGAGAGCAATGTCAAGGAGATCTACGACGAGTGCAACCGGCTCGCGCAGGACGACACGAACTTCATCTTCAACCAGTTCGCCGAGTTCGGTAACCACCTCACCCACTACAAGGTGACTGGTGCGGCCCTGGCCCACGTCTTCGAGCACTACAAGAAGACCTCTGGCCGCGCCGACGCCAAGCTCGCCCTGATGACCAGCGCGACCGGTTCAGCGGGCACCATCGCCTCCGGGGAGTACCTGAAGGACACCTATGGCACGAAGGTCTGTGCGGTCGAAGCGCTGGAGTGCCCGACCCTGCTCAAGAACGGGTACGGCGAGCACAACATCCAGGGCATCGGCGACAAGCACCTGCCGATCATCCACAACATCAAGAAGCACGACCTGGTGTGCGCGGTCTCCGACGAGGCCACCGACCAGCTCGAGGTGATGTTCAACGAGGCCGCCGGGGTCGACTACCTGGTCTCGAAGGGTGTTCCGCAGGAGATCATCGACACCCTGCCCGATTTCGGGGTCTCCTCGATCTGCAATGTGTTGGCGGCCATCTCCTGTGCGAAGGTGCTTGGCCTGGGGGAGGACGACGTCCTGGTCACCGTGGCCACCGACGGCGGGCAGATGTACCCCTCGGAGCGGGTCAAGATCACCGAGCGCGACTTCTGCGGGGAGTTCACCGCCGAGCATGCCGCCGAGGTGTGGGGCCGCCACCTGGCGAATGTTCCGACCGACGGCGCCTTGGAGATGACCGAGTTCGACAAGGACCGCATCTTCAACCTGGGCTACTACACCTGGGTGGAGCAGCAGGGCACCCCGTTCGAGCTCTTCGAGTCGCGGCGTGACCAGAAGTTCTGGGACGACCTGCACGCCTACCTTCCCGTGTGGGACCGCATGATCCAGGACTTCAACGCCAAGGTCGCCGAAGGCTGA
- a CDS encoding adenosine deaminase, protein MTLTRDQLRALPKVSLHDHLDGGVRPQTIIELAEEIGWQLPEAAADGDAALGEWFYEASTSGSLELYLQTFTHVIAILQTPESLTRVAREYVHDLAADGVVYGETRWAPEQHTQGGMSMRDAVQAVASGLVQGMAECAQQGWPIVVRQLLCSMRHNEPSTEIAELALEFKDRGVAGFDIAGAEDGFPAERFAPAFAAIKAGGGHSTAHAGEADGPESIRQAVLECGAERVGHGVRIMEDICFDGDSPALGEIATYLRDHRIPLEVCPTSNVQTGICESIAEHPFPVLADLGFLVTVSCDNRLQSRTTLTEEFALLCEAFGYGIEAVERFTVDAAQAAFWDEDSRERLIAGTIRPAFAAVRGVDPAFPPR, encoded by the coding sequence ATGACCCTCACCCGTGACCAGCTGCGCGCGCTGCCCAAGGTCTCCCTGCACGATCACCTGGACGGCGGTGTGCGCCCGCAGACGATCATCGAGCTCGCCGAGGAGATCGGCTGGCAGCTGCCAGAAGCGGCAGCCGATGGCGATGCCGCACTAGGCGAATGGTTCTACGAGGCGTCGACCTCCGGTTCCCTGGAGCTCTACCTGCAGACCTTCACCCATGTCATCGCGATCCTCCAGACCCCGGAGTCCCTGACGCGAGTCGCCCGGGAATATGTCCACGATCTCGCCGCCGACGGCGTCGTCTACGGGGAGACCCGTTGGGCTCCGGAGCAGCACACCCAAGGCGGCATGTCGATGCGGGATGCCGTGCAGGCCGTGGCCTCGGGTCTGGTCCAGGGCATGGCCGAGTGCGCCCAACAGGGCTGGCCGATCGTGGTCCGACAACTGCTGTGCAGCATGCGGCACAACGAGCCGTCCACCGAAATCGCAGAACTCGCTCTGGAGTTCAAGGACCGTGGAGTGGCCGGTTTCGATATCGCCGGGGCGGAGGACGGATTTCCCGCCGAACGTTTCGCACCGGCTTTCGCGGCGATCAAGGCCGGGGGCGGGCACAGCACCGCTCATGCCGGTGAAGCCGACGGCCCGGAGTCGATCCGTCAGGCCGTCCTCGAGTGCGGCGCGGAACGGGTCGGTCACGGGGTCCGCATCATGGAGGACATCTGCTTCGACGGGGACAGCCCGGCGCTGGGAGAAATCGCCACCTACCTGCGTGACCACCGGATCCCCCTGGAAGTCTGCCCGACGTCGAACGTGCAGACCGGGATCTGCGAAAGCATCGCGGAGCATCCGTTCCCGGTGCTCGCCGACCTGGGTTTCCTGGTGACGGTGAGTTGTGACAACAGGTTGCAGAGCCGGACGACGCTGACCGAGGAGTTCGCCTTGCTCTGCGAAGCATTCGGCTACGGAATCGAAGCAGTGGAACGCTTCACCGTGGATGCTGCGCAAGCGGCTTTCTGGGACGAGGACTCCCGCGAGCGCCTCATCGCCGGAACGATCCGGCCTGCTTTTGCCGCGGTGCGCGGGGTCGACCCGGCGTTCCCTCCCCGCTGA
- a CDS encoding ABC transporter ATP-binding protein: MSPDTAAPLVVDHIELSYGERAVVHGVDLTVPDGRVTVLVGANGSGKSTLLRAMARLLSPRSGRVLLDGKDLAGQDTREVARRIGLLPQTAQVPDGITVAQLVMRGRQPHRRRLFPRPTAADDLAVARALDATDLVELSGRQVTELSGGQRQRVWLAMVLAQDTGVLLLDEPTSYLDLAHQVDVLDLVRQLSDDAGITVVMVLHDLAMAARYADHLVAVKAGRIVAEGRPADVLTADTVADVFGITARVIPDPDTGTPVVLPRARPTPGRQ; encoded by the coding sequence ATGTCACCGGACACTGCTGCGCCCCTGGTCGTCGACCACATCGAGTTGTCCTACGGAGAACGCGCCGTCGTCCATGGCGTCGACCTGACCGTTCCTGACGGCCGAGTCACCGTCCTGGTCGGAGCCAACGGAAGCGGCAAATCGACCCTGCTACGGGCGATGGCCCGGCTGCTCAGCCCCCGATCCGGACGAGTCCTCCTCGACGGTAAGGACCTGGCCGGACAGGACACCCGCGAAGTGGCTCGCAGGATCGGCCTGCTTCCGCAAACAGCCCAGGTGCCCGACGGGATCACCGTCGCCCAACTCGTCATGCGAGGACGACAACCCCACCGGCGACGGCTCTTCCCCCGACCGACCGCAGCCGACGACCTCGCCGTCGCCCGCGCCCTGGACGCCACCGACCTGGTCGAACTCTCCGGACGACAGGTCACCGAGCTCTCCGGCGGGCAACGTCAACGAGTCTGGCTCGCCATGGTTCTCGCGCAGGACACCGGCGTACTCCTCCTGGACGAACCGACGTCCTACCTGGACCTCGCACACCAGGTCGACGTGCTCGACCTCGTCCGACAGCTCAGTGACGACGCCGGAATCACCGTGGTGATGGTGCTGCACGATCTCGCCATGGCAGCCCGGTACGCCGACCACCTGGTCGCCGTCAAAGCCGGGCGGATCGTGGCCGAAGGTCGCCCTGCCGACGTCCTCACCGCCGACACCGTCGCCGACGTCTTCGGGATCACCGCTCGAGTCATTCCCGACCCGGACACCGGCACGCCGGTCGTCCTGCCCCGGGCCCGCCCCACACCGGGACGGCAGTGA
- a CDS encoding FecCD family ABC transporter permease, with translation MIEESAALTALRDQRRLLRRRRASTAALIGLLLGSALTARVLLGDYHITPADFVRIIAGETIPGASFILLESKLPRAIVALLAGALLGAAGTLGQSLYRNPLASPDILGLTGGATTAAVTAIVLARWSGPSVTMAAAAGALAVAAVLLTVSGTGPGAATRAVLTGVGISTVLAALVHAVLLRADLHRAHDALVWITGSTSRATWSDIAVLAVLAVLTLPSALALGPAMQSYALGDDLASALGVRLHLMRSLCLAVIVVMVAAATAVCGPIAFVALLAGQGAGAMSRRLGRSAPIGTGAATGALLVLSADYIAAYSIPGTALPVGVVTGLVGALFLGALLWRGSTHQERM, from the coding sequence ATGATCGAAGAATCTGCGGCGCTGACCGCCCTGCGAGATCAACGGCGACTCCTCCGCCGGCGCCGAGCGAGCACTGCCGCCCTCATCGGACTACTCCTCGGCAGCGCGCTCACCGCCAGGGTGCTCCTGGGCGACTACCACATCACCCCAGCTGATTTCGTACGGATTATCGCCGGTGAGACGATCCCCGGAGCCAGCTTCATCCTCCTGGAATCGAAACTGCCCCGCGCGATCGTCGCACTCCTCGCCGGAGCGCTGCTCGGCGCCGCAGGCACCCTCGGCCAGTCGCTCTACCGAAATCCGCTGGCCAGCCCAGACATCCTCGGACTCACCGGTGGCGCGACCACCGCCGCCGTCACCGCGATCGTGCTGGCCCGCTGGTCCGGACCATCGGTCACCATGGCTGCCGCAGCAGGAGCGCTCGCTGTCGCAGCTGTGCTCCTCACCGTCAGCGGCACCGGACCGGGCGCAGCCACCCGAGCCGTGCTCACCGGCGTCGGGATCTCCACCGTACTGGCAGCACTCGTCCACGCCGTCCTCTTACGGGCCGACCTCCACCGTGCTCACGACGCCCTGGTCTGGATCACCGGATCCACGTCCCGGGCCACCTGGTCCGATATCGCGGTGCTTGCCGTGCTGGCCGTACTCACGCTGCCGTCGGCCCTGGCCCTGGGCCCCGCCATGCAGTCCTACGCCTTGGGTGATGACCTGGCCAGCGCCTTGGGCGTACGCCTCCACCTGATGCGAAGCCTCTGCCTGGCCGTCATCGTCGTCATGGTGGCCGCAGCCACCGCCGTGTGCGGACCGATCGCTTTCGTGGCGCTCCTCGCCGGGCAAGGTGCCGGAGCCATGTCCCGCAGACTGGGTCGATCCGCGCCCATCGGGACCGGCGCGGCCACCGGCGCGCTGCTGGTGCTCAGCGCCGACTACATCGCCGCCTACAGCATCCCCGGCACCGCGCTACCCGTCGGCGTCGTCACCGGACTGGTCGGAGCACTCTTCCTCGGCGCGCTGCTATGGCGCGGCTCAACCCACCAGGAGCGCATGTGA
- a CDS encoding FecCD family ABC transporter permease has translation MTDAQDRPENTTATASPHQLHMNGRARRTPLLGMAVLGLLLPVVLLSSLAVGAHHLGLEQLWAGIKGTDGHSAGIVETRLDRTLIGVAVGAAAALSGTLLQGLTRNPLADPGVLGMTSGASLAVVLGLHLGIRQPSVLAICALTGVILAAAVVAAVAAIAPPERRDLSMVLAGAAVLAAATSLTSTVLLLDAEALDVLRFWQVGSVAGRPVEDLLAAAPFLLAGAALALASIGTLDALALGDDLATALGEHVNRRRFTVLAAAVLLTAGATAVAGPIAFVGLVVPHTLRRLFGASTAPVLLGSFIAGPILVVAADTLGRVIMPPAEIQVGIMTALVGAPVLVAIARTRGGPR, from the coding sequence GTGACCGATGCGCAGGACCGGCCGGAAAACACCACGGCCACCGCATCACCGCACCAGCTGCACATGAACGGCCGCGCCAGGAGAACACCACTCCTCGGCATGGCCGTGCTCGGCCTGCTGCTACCTGTGGTTCTGCTGTCCTCCCTGGCCGTCGGCGCCCATCACCTCGGCCTGGAACAACTCTGGGCCGGGATCAAGGGCACCGACGGCCACTCCGCAGGGATCGTCGAGACCAGGCTCGACCGCACCCTCATCGGCGTGGCCGTCGGTGCGGCCGCCGCGCTCTCCGGAACGCTCCTTCAAGGACTCACCCGGAACCCTCTCGCCGACCCAGGCGTCCTCGGCATGACCTCCGGAGCCTCCCTGGCCGTCGTCCTCGGACTGCACCTGGGCATCCGACAACCATCCGTCCTCGCTATCTGCGCGTTGACCGGCGTCATCCTGGCGGCCGCCGTCGTCGCCGCCGTCGCCGCGATCGCCCCTCCAGAACGCCGAGACCTGTCGATGGTGCTCGCCGGAGCCGCCGTCCTCGCCGCCGCCACCAGCCTCACCAGCACCGTCCTCCTGCTGGACGCCGAAGCACTCGACGTACTGCGCTTCTGGCAGGTCGGCTCGGTCGCCGGCCGACCCGTCGAAGATCTCCTGGCCGCCGCACCCTTCCTCCTTGCCGGAGCCGCCCTCGCGCTGGCCAGCATCGGCACGCTCGACGCCCTGGCACTCGGCGACGACCTGGCGACCGCACTGGGCGAACACGTCAACCGGCGCCGCTTCACCGTGCTCGCGGCCGCCGTCCTCCTCACCGCCGGAGCCACGGCCGTAGCCGGACCCATCGCCTTCGTCGGGCTCGTCGTACCGCACACCTTGCGGCGGCTCTTCGGCGCCAGCACGGCCCCTGTCCTGCTCGGCTCTTTCATCGCCGGACCGATCCTGGTCGTCGCCGCCGACACCCTCGGCCGGGTGATCATGCCCCCCGCTGAGATCCAGGTCGGCATCATGACCGCACTCGTCGGAGCGCCCGTACTCGTGGCCATCGCCCGGACCCGAGGCGGACCACGATGA
- a CDS encoding iron-siderophore ABC transporter substrate-binding protein: MRLSRALTAAVALTLTLTLGSCATGPREGAKNNANSNNSGSAPTDSFPVDIDHALGTTTVKKAPQRIVTVGWSDHDVVAALGQAPVGATKVTWGGNDKGSTPWFDAKLKELGNPEVTRIADADGVDTEAIAKLNPDLILGVNSGLKQEEFDKLTKIAPTIAYPKAPWATSWEEQLSIIGKATGRSSAAKTLREQTDKRIDEALARYPQIKGKSAAWVWFTPTDLSTIGIYTTTDARPHMLRRFGMIDAPTVSELSNGPAFSATISAEKAHTVESDVTLFYADDEQLKTLQAHPLISRLPALAANRYFASANNQEALPLSSPTPLSIPVALDSFLPKLAQAVEGKPAR; encoded by the coding sequence ATGCGCCTGTCCCGTGCACTTACGGCAGCCGTCGCCCTCACCCTCACCCTCACCCTCGGGTCATGCGCAACCGGACCTCGCGAAGGCGCGAAAAACAATGCCAATAGCAATAATTCAGGCAGCGCACCGACTGATTCCTTCCCGGTCGACATCGACCATGCCCTCGGCACCACCACCGTCAAAAAAGCACCGCAGCGCATCGTCACCGTCGGATGGAGCGACCACGACGTCGTCGCAGCACTCGGTCAGGCACCCGTCGGCGCGACCAAGGTGACCTGGGGCGGCAATGACAAAGGGTCGACCCCCTGGTTCGACGCGAAACTCAAAGAACTCGGCAACCCCGAGGTGACCCGCATCGCCGACGCCGACGGCGTCGACACCGAAGCCATCGCCAAACTCAACCCCGACCTCATCCTCGGAGTGAACTCCGGCCTCAAACAAGAAGAGTTCGACAAGCTCACCAAGATCGCGCCCACCATCGCCTACCCCAAAGCGCCCTGGGCGACCTCCTGGGAAGAACAACTGAGCATCATCGGCAAAGCCACCGGCCGCAGCTCCGCCGCGAAAACCCTCCGCGAACAGACCGACAAACGCATCGACGAAGCCCTCGCCCGCTATCCGCAGATCAAAGGCAAGAGCGCAGCCTGGGTGTGGTTCACGCCCACCGACCTGTCGACCATCGGCATCTACACCACCACCGACGCCCGCCCCCACATGCTGCGCCGCTTCGGCATGATCGACGCGCCCACCGTCAGCGAACTCTCCAACGGGCCCGCTTTCAGCGCGACCATCTCCGCAGAGAAGGCCCACACCGTCGAATCCGATGTCACCCTCTTCTACGCCGACGACGAACAGCTGAAAACCCTGCAAGCACACCCGCTGATCTCCAGACTGCCCGCGCTCGCAGCAAACCGCTACTTCGCCAGCGCGAACAACCAAGAAGCCCTGCCGCTGTCCTCGCCGACGCCCTTGTCCATCCCGGTCGCCCTCGACAGCTTCCTGCCCAAACTGGCCCAGGCCGTCGAGGGGAAACCCGCCCGGTGA